TGGCCTCCAGGTTGTCCGGCTCCAGGGCCAGGGCGTAGCGGAACTGGTCCACCGCCTCCTCGTAGCGCTCGGTCACCATGAAGATGTAGCCGAGGTTGACCCGGGCGAAGACGTAATCGGGCTTGAGCTCCAGGGCCTCGCGGAACCGGGTCTCCGCCTTGGTGGTGAGGTCCTGGGCGAGGTAGATGAATCCGAGGTTGGCCAGGGCGAGGGCCGAGTCGGGGGCCAGGGAGACGGCGCGCTCCAGCTTCGTCTGGGCCTGCTCGTACTCCCCGCGCATGGAAAGAAGCGTGCCCAAGGCGGTCAGGGCGTCGGAGTAGTCGGGCCAGGAATCGGTGGCGGCGCCGTAGAACTGCTCGGCCTCCGTCAGGTTCCCGTCGAGCTCGTCTATGAGCCCCAGGTAGAAGTACGCCTCGGCGGCCGACGGCGGTTCCTCGCCCTCGGGGCCGCTCGTGAGGTAGTCCACGAAGAGGAGCTGGGCGTCTTCCAGGTTCCCATCCCGGTAGGCCGTGATGGCCGTGGTCAGCGCCTCGTCCACCTCGCGCTCGAGACCCAGGGCGGCGGTGAAAAGAAGCGGGATCAAAAGGACGGTCGCTTTACGCACCTGGGTTTCCTCCCGGCGTTCGGGCCGACGGCAATCCTGCGTTTCCCAAGAGCCTCCACCGAGGGTTTCCGCCCGGCGTTCGGGCGACGAAGGCGCTACCCGATTCCCGAGGGGCTACCCGGACAGGGGCTCGAGGGTCAGCTCCAGGACGGGGGGGTGGATGGACTTGACCCGTGCGCCCGGCGGCAGGACCGGCACCGGCTCCACCGCGTACACCCCGGCCCGCCAGACCGGCGGGAAGACCTCCACGGAGGGGGCGGAGTCGGCGAGCTCGCCCACCGGCGCCTCGACGACCAGCTCCACCGTCCGGGGCTTAAGGACGGCGGCGAAGCCCTCGGGCACGCGGACCACCTGCACGGGAACCCGCCAGGAATGGACCTCGGCCGGGATGAGCTCCACGTTGACCACCACCAAGAGCCCCTCCACCGGCTCGACCCCCGGTCCGATGGGCATGAGCGCCACCTGCCGC
This sequence is a window from bacterium. Protein-coding genes within it:
- a CDS encoding tetratricopeptide repeat protein, which translates into the protein MRKATVLLIPLLFTAALGLEREVDEALTTAITAYRDGNLEDAQLLFVDYLTSGPEGEEPPSAAEAYFYLGLIDELDGNLTEAEQFYGAATDSWPDYSDALTALGTLLSMRGEYEQAQTKLERAVSLAPDSALALANLGFIYLAQDLTTKAETRFREALELKPDYVFARVNLGYIFMVTERYEEAVDQFRYALALEPDNLEA